From Oenanthe melanoleuca isolate GR-GAL-2019-014 chromosome 18, OMel1.0, whole genome shotgun sequence, a single genomic window includes:
- the ENDOV gene encoding endonuclease V isoform X3: MAALRARAPSPPQPPKAASPPPLLNKLVHFPLSFLASSAIAAGVGTGIGAGTAALGRAFRGTAALRRCHGRVPCPAAALGTARLKASVVEQDTEQWQKDPHFSGLQRVGGVDLSYVKGDESRACASLVVLSFPALEVLYQDCRMVAVTAPYVAGFLAFREVPVLLQAVQRLQQEEPQLQPQVLLVDGNGLLHPRGFGTACHLGVLTDLPCIGVAKNLLHVDGLVRDELHREQVRSLQRSGETFPLTGTSGKVLGMVLRSCSSSSRPLYVSVGHRVSLGTAVRLVRACCRFRIPEPIRQADIRSREYLRKQPCAPLGVLGAAPASPESKKEAELED; this comes from the exons ATGGCAGCGCTGAGGGCCCGGGCTCCTTCCCCGCCTCAGCCGCCCAAGGCCGCTTCTCCCCCGCCCCTTCTCAATAAACTCGTTCACTTCCCGCTGTCGTTCCTGGCTTCTTCCGCGATCGCTGCGGGGGTCGGTACCGGGATCGGGGCCGGAACGGCGGCGCTCGGCCGCGCTTTCCGGGGGACGGCGGCGCTGCGGCGCTGCCATGGCCGCGTCCCCTGCCCAGCGGCAGCTCTGGGAACG GCCCGGCTGAAGGCCAGCGTGGTGGAGCAGGACACCGAGCAGTGGCAGAAGGATCCGCATTTCTCCGGGCTGCAGAGAGTGGGAGGTGTGGATTTATCCTACGTCAAGGGGGACGAGAGCCGTGCCTGCGCCTCCCTGGTCGTGCTCAGCTTCCCGGCTCTCGAG GTGCTGTACCAGGACTGCCGCATGGTGGCCGTCACTGCCCCGTACGTGGCCGGGTTCCTGGCCTTCCGAGAggtgcctgtcctgctgcaagCTGTCCAGAGACTTCAGCAGgaggagccccagctccagcctcag GTGCTTCTGGTAGATGGGAATGgcctgctccatcccagag GATTTGGCACAGCCTGTCACCTCGGAGTCCTGACAGACCTGCCGTGCATTGGCGTGGCCAAGAACCTCCTGCACGTGGATGGCTTGGTCAGGGatgagctgcacagggagcag GTTCGCTCCCTGCAGAGGTCAGGAGAGACATTCCCACTGACTGGCACCTCGGGCAAGGTCCTGGGCATG gtgctgaggagctgcagcagcagctccaggccccTCTACGTGTCCGTGGGCCACCGGGTGAGTCTGGGCACGGCCGTGCGCCTGGTCAGGGCCTGCTGCCGCTTCCGCATCCCGGAGCCCATCCGCCAG gctgaCATCAGGTCCCGGGAGTACCTTCGGaagcagccctgtgctcccctgggggtgctgggggctgcccctgccagcccagagag CAAAAAGGAGGCTGAACTGGAGGATTAG
- the ENDOV gene encoding endonuclease V isoform X8: MAASPAQRQLWEREQARLKASVVEQDTEQWQKDPHFSGLQRVGGVDLSYVKGDESRACASLVVLSFPALEVLYQDCRMVAVTAPYVAGFLAFREVPVLLQAVQRLQQEEPQLQPQVLLVDGNGLLHPRGFGTACHLGVLTDLPCIGVAKNLLHVDGLVRDELHREQVRSLQRSGETFPLTGTSGKVLGMVLRSCSSSSRPLYVSVGHRVSLGTAVRLVRACCRFRIPEPIRQADIRSREYLRKQPCAPLGVLGAAPASPESKKEAELED; this comes from the exons ATGGCCGCGTCCCCTGCCCAGCGGCAGCTCTGGGAACG GGAGCAGGCCCGGCTGAAGGCCAGCGTGGTGGAGCAGGACACCGAGCAGTGGCAGAAGGATCCGCATTTCTCCGGGCTGCAGAGAGTGGGAGGTGTGGATTTATCCTACGTCAAGGGGGACGAGAGCCGTGCCTGCGCCTCCCTGGTCGTGCTCAGCTTCCCGGCTCTCGAG GTGCTGTACCAGGACTGCCGCATGGTGGCCGTCACTGCCCCGTACGTGGCCGGGTTCCTGGCCTTCCGAGAggtgcctgtcctgctgcaagCTGTCCAGAGACTTCAGCAGgaggagccccagctccagcctcag GTGCTTCTGGTAGATGGGAATGgcctgctccatcccagag GATTTGGCACAGCCTGTCACCTCGGAGTCCTGACAGACCTGCCGTGCATTGGCGTGGCCAAGAACCTCCTGCACGTGGATGGCTTGGTCAGGGatgagctgcacagggagcag GTTCGCTCCCTGCAGAGGTCAGGAGAGACATTCCCACTGACTGGCACCTCGGGCAAGGTCCTGGGCATG gtgctgaggagctgcagcagcagctccaggccccTCTACGTGTCCGTGGGCCACCGGGTGAGTCTGGGCACGGCCGTGCGCCTGGTCAGGGCCTGCTGCCGCTTCCGCATCCCGGAGCCCATCCGCCAG gctgaCATCAGGTCCCGGGAGTACCTTCGGaagcagccctgtgctcccctgggggtgctgggggctgcccctgccagcccagagag CAAAAAGGAGGCTGAACTGGAGGATTAG
- the ENDOV gene encoding endonuclease V isoform X1 codes for MAALRARAPSPPQPPKAASPPPLLNKLVHFPLSFLASSAIAAGVGTGIGAGTAALGRAFRGTAALRRCHGRVPCPAAALGTARLKASVVEQDTEQWQKDPHFSGLQRVGGVDLSYVKGDESRACASLVVLSFPALEVLYQDCRMVAVTAPYVAGFLAFREVPVLLQAVQRLQQEEPQLQPQVLLVDGNGLLHPRGFGTACHLGVLTDLPCIGVAKNLLHVDGLVRDELHREQVRSLQRSGETFPLTGTSGKVLGMVLRSCSSSSRPLYVSVGHRVSLGTAVRLVRACCRFRIPEPIRQAALLLLIPRSWECGFPGHLEASTACSAAALGLSCCLMEPAGDSTASLSPSCSCHWGSALADFKSQQNLGKGSGEAQSLWDFWPDKCSPSP; via the exons ATGGCAGCGCTGAGGGCCCGGGCTCCTTCCCCGCCTCAGCCGCCCAAGGCCGCTTCTCCCCCGCCCCTTCTCAATAAACTCGTTCACTTCCCGCTGTCGTTCCTGGCTTCTTCCGCGATCGCTGCGGGGGTCGGTACCGGGATCGGGGCCGGAACGGCGGCGCTCGGCCGCGCTTTCCGGGGGACGGCGGCGCTGCGGCGCTGCCATGGCCGCGTCCCCTGCCCAGCGGCAGCTCTGGGAACG GCCCGGCTGAAGGCCAGCGTGGTGGAGCAGGACACCGAGCAGTGGCAGAAGGATCCGCATTTCTCCGGGCTGCAGAGAGTGGGAGGTGTGGATTTATCCTACGTCAAGGGGGACGAGAGCCGTGCCTGCGCCTCCCTGGTCGTGCTCAGCTTCCCGGCTCTCGAG GTGCTGTACCAGGACTGCCGCATGGTGGCCGTCACTGCCCCGTACGTGGCCGGGTTCCTGGCCTTCCGAGAggtgcctgtcctgctgcaagCTGTCCAGAGACTTCAGCAGgaggagccccagctccagcctcag GTGCTTCTGGTAGATGGGAATGgcctgctccatcccagag GATTTGGCACAGCCTGTCACCTCGGAGTCCTGACAGACCTGCCGTGCATTGGCGTGGCCAAGAACCTCCTGCACGTGGATGGCTTGGTCAGGGatgagctgcacagggagcag GTTCGCTCCCTGCAGAGGTCAGGAGAGACATTCCCACTGACTGGCACCTCGGGCAAGGTCCTGGGCATG gtgctgaggagctgcagcagcagctccaggccccTCTACGTGTCCGTGGGCCACCGGGTGAGTCTGGGCACGGCCGTGCGCCTGGTCAGGGCCTGCTGCCGCTTCCGCATCCCGGAGCCCATCCGCCAG gcagctctgctgctgttaatccccaggagctgggagtgcgGTTTTCCTGGGCACTTGgaggccagcacagcctgcagtgctgctgctctgggcctttcctgctgcctcaTGGAGCCAGCAGGTGACAGCACTGCATCACTGTCAccgagctgcagctgccactggggctcagccttggctgATTTTAAATCTCAGCAGAACTTGGGGAAAGGCTCTGGAGAAGCTCAAAGCCTCTGGGATTTTTGGCCTGACAAGTGCTCCCCTTCTCCCTGA
- the NPTX1 gene encoding neuronal pentraxin-1 produces MAAGPPGSRRLLPPLLPLPLLLLLLLGPLRPALAQGLGQTRFVCTSVPLDGDVCAASALGTGSAEELKGTVLQLRETVLQQKETIMNQKETIRELTAKLGRCESQSVLELPGEGKGRKGFSKNTMGDLSRPAAAETLSQLGQTLQSLKTRLENLEQFSRMNSSSQTNNLKDILQNKIDDLEKQVLSRVNSLEEGKLSPRNESEERGKIESTLTSLHQRISDLEKGQKDNRPPDRFQLTFPLRTNYMYAKVKKSLPEMYAFSICMWIKSSASPGMGTPFSYAVPGQANELVLIEWGNNPMEILINDKVAKLPFAINDGKWHHICVTWTTRDGVWEAYQDGTQTGNGENLAPYHPIKPQGVLVLGQEQDTLGGGFDATQAFVGELAHFNVWDRKLSPGEVYALATCSSKALAGNVIAWAEANIDIYGGATKWTFEACRQLN; encoded by the exons ATGGCCGCGGGGCCGCCCGGCagccgccgcctcctcccgccgctgctgccgctgccgctgctgctgctgctgctgctggggccgCTGCGGCCGGCGCTCGCCCAGGGCTTGGGGCAGACGCGCTTCGTCTGCACCTCGGTGCCGCTGGACGGGGACGTGTGCGCGGCCTCGGCGCTGGGCACCGGCTCGGCCGAGGAGCTGAAGGGCACCGTGCTGCAGCTGCGGGAGACggtgctgcagcagaaggaaaccATCATGAACCAGAAGGAGACGATCCGCGAGCTCACGGCCAAGCTGGGCCGCTGCGAGAGCCAGAGCGTGCTGGAGCTGCCCGGcgagggaaagggaaggaagggcttTTCCAAGAACACCATGGGCGACCTGTCGCGGCCGGCCGCCGCCGAGACCCTCAGCCAGCTGGGGCAGACGCTGCAGTCCCTGAAAACCCGGCTGGAGAACCTGGAG CAGTTCAGCAGGATGAACTCCTCCAGCCAGACCAACAACCTGAAGGACATCCTGCAGAACAAGATCGATGACCTGGAGAAGCAGGTGCTGTCGCGGGTGAACAGCCTGGAGGAGGGCAAGCTCAGCCCCCGCAACGAGTCCGAGGAGCGCGGCAAGATCGAGAGCACCCTCACCTCGCTGCACCAGCGCATCAGCGACCTGGAGAAAG GCCAGAAGGACAACCGGCCCCCGGACAGGTTCCAGCTCACCTTCCCCCTGCGCACCAACTACATGTACGCCAAGGTGAAGAAGAGCCTGCCCGAGATGTACGCCTTCAGCATCTGCATGTGGATCAAATCCAGCGCCTCCCCCGGCATGGGCACCCCCTTCTCCTACGCCGTGCCCGGCCAGGCCAACGAGCTGGTGCTCATCGAGTGGGGCAACAACCCCATGGAGATCCTCATCAATGACAAG GTGGCCAAGCTGCCCTTCGCCATCAACGACGGCAAGTGGCACCACATCTGTGTCACCTGGACCACGCGGGACGGCGTGTGGGAAGCCTACCAGGACGGCACCCAGACGGGCAACGGCGAGAACCTGGCCCCCTACCACCCCATCAAGCCGCAGGGCGTGCTGGTGCTGGGCCAGGAGCAG GACACGCTGGGCGGAGGGTTCGATGCCACGCAGGCCTTCGTGGGGGAGCTGGCCCACTTCAACGTGTGGGACCGCAAGCTGAGCCCGGGGGAGGTGTACGCGCTGgccacctgcagctccaaggCGCTCGCGGGGAACGTCATCGCCTGGGCCGAGGCCAACATCGACATCTACGGCGGGGCCACCAAGTGGACTTTCGAGGCCTGTCGCCAGCTCAACTAG
- the ENDOV gene encoding endonuclease V isoform X4, which yields MAASPAQRQLWEREQARLKASVVEQDTEQWQKDPHFSGLQRVGGVDLSYVKGDESRACASLVVLSFPALEVLYQDCRMVAVTAPYVAGFLAFREVPVLLQAVQRLQQEEPQLQPQVLLVDGNGLLHPRGFGTACHLGVLTDLPCIGVAKNLLHVDGLVRDELHREQVRSLQRSGETFPLTGTSGKVLGMVLRSCSSSSRPLYVSVGHRVSLGTAVRLVRACCRFRIPEPIRQAALLLLIPRSWECGFPGHLEASTACSAAALGLSCCLMEPAGDSTASLSPSCSCHWGSALADFKSQQNLGKGSGEAQSLWDFWPDKCSPSP from the exons ATGGCCGCGTCCCCTGCCCAGCGGCAGCTCTGGGAACG GGAGCAGGCCCGGCTGAAGGCCAGCGTGGTGGAGCAGGACACCGAGCAGTGGCAGAAGGATCCGCATTTCTCCGGGCTGCAGAGAGTGGGAGGTGTGGATTTATCCTACGTCAAGGGGGACGAGAGCCGTGCCTGCGCCTCCCTGGTCGTGCTCAGCTTCCCGGCTCTCGAG GTGCTGTACCAGGACTGCCGCATGGTGGCCGTCACTGCCCCGTACGTGGCCGGGTTCCTGGCCTTCCGAGAggtgcctgtcctgctgcaagCTGTCCAGAGACTTCAGCAGgaggagccccagctccagcctcag GTGCTTCTGGTAGATGGGAATGgcctgctccatcccagag GATTTGGCACAGCCTGTCACCTCGGAGTCCTGACAGACCTGCCGTGCATTGGCGTGGCCAAGAACCTCCTGCACGTGGATGGCTTGGTCAGGGatgagctgcacagggagcag GTTCGCTCCCTGCAGAGGTCAGGAGAGACATTCCCACTGACTGGCACCTCGGGCAAGGTCCTGGGCATG gtgctgaggagctgcagcagcagctccaggccccTCTACGTGTCCGTGGGCCACCGGGTGAGTCTGGGCACGGCCGTGCGCCTGGTCAGGGCCTGCTGCCGCTTCCGCATCCCGGAGCCCATCCGCCAG gcagctctgctgctgttaatccccaggagctgggagtgcgGTTTTCCTGGGCACTTGgaggccagcacagcctgcagtgctgctgctctgggcctttcctgctgcctcaTGGAGCCAGCAGGTGACAGCACTGCATCACTGTCAccgagctgcagctgccactggggctcagccttggctgATTTTAAATCTCAGCAGAACTTGGGGAAAGGCTCTGGAGAAGCTCAAAGCCTCTGGGATTTTTGGCCTGACAAGTGCTCCCCTTCTCCCTGA
- the ENDOV gene encoding endonuclease V isoform X6: MAALRARAPSPPQPPKAASPPPLLNKLVHFPLSFLASSAIAAGVGTGIGAGTAALGRAFRGTAALRRCHGRVPCPAAALGTARLKASVVEQDTEQWQKDPHFSGLQRVGGVDLSYVKGDESRACASLVVLSFPALEVLYQDCRMVAVTAPYVAGFLAFREVPVLLQAVQRLQQEEPQLQPQVLLVDGNGLLHPRGFGTACHLGVLTDLPCIGVAKNLLHVDGLVRDELHREQVRSLQRSGETFPLTGTSGKVLGMVLRSCSSSSRPLYVSVGHRVSLGTAVRLVRACCRFRIPEPIRQCPAAFPALPD, translated from the exons ATGGCAGCGCTGAGGGCCCGGGCTCCTTCCCCGCCTCAGCCGCCCAAGGCCGCTTCTCCCCCGCCCCTTCTCAATAAACTCGTTCACTTCCCGCTGTCGTTCCTGGCTTCTTCCGCGATCGCTGCGGGGGTCGGTACCGGGATCGGGGCCGGAACGGCGGCGCTCGGCCGCGCTTTCCGGGGGACGGCGGCGCTGCGGCGCTGCCATGGCCGCGTCCCCTGCCCAGCGGCAGCTCTGGGAACG GCCCGGCTGAAGGCCAGCGTGGTGGAGCAGGACACCGAGCAGTGGCAGAAGGATCCGCATTTCTCCGGGCTGCAGAGAGTGGGAGGTGTGGATTTATCCTACGTCAAGGGGGACGAGAGCCGTGCCTGCGCCTCCCTGGTCGTGCTCAGCTTCCCGGCTCTCGAG GTGCTGTACCAGGACTGCCGCATGGTGGCCGTCACTGCCCCGTACGTGGCCGGGTTCCTGGCCTTCCGAGAggtgcctgtcctgctgcaagCTGTCCAGAGACTTCAGCAGgaggagccccagctccagcctcag GTGCTTCTGGTAGATGGGAATGgcctgctccatcccagag GATTTGGCACAGCCTGTCACCTCGGAGTCCTGACAGACCTGCCGTGCATTGGCGTGGCCAAGAACCTCCTGCACGTGGATGGCTTGGTCAGGGatgagctgcacagggagcag GTTCGCTCCCTGCAGAGGTCAGGAGAGACATTCCCACTGACTGGCACCTCGGGCAAGGTCCTGGGCATG gtgctgaggagctgcagcagcagctccaggccccTCTACGTGTCCGTGGGCCACCGGGTGAGTCTGGGCACGGCCGTGCGCCTGGTCAGGGCCTGCTGCCGCTTCCGCATCCCGGAGCCCATCCGCCAG tgcccagcagcattcccagccctgcctgactGA
- the ENDOV gene encoding endonuclease V isoform X7 gives MAASPAQRQLWEREQARLKASVVEQDTEQWQKDPHFSGLQRVGGVDLSYVKGDESRACASLVVLSFPALEVLYQDCRMVAVTAPYVAGFLAFREVPVLLQAVQRLQQEEPQLQPQVLLVDGNGLLHPRGFGTACHLGVLTDLPCIGVAKNLLHVDGLVRDELHREQVRSLQRSGETFPLTGTSGKVLGMVLRSCSSSSRPLYVSVGHRVSLGTAVRLVRACCRFRIPEPIRQADIRSREYLRKQPCAPLGVLGAAPASPESSKKEAELED, from the exons ATGGCCGCGTCCCCTGCCCAGCGGCAGCTCTGGGAACG GGAGCAGGCCCGGCTGAAGGCCAGCGTGGTGGAGCAGGACACCGAGCAGTGGCAGAAGGATCCGCATTTCTCCGGGCTGCAGAGAGTGGGAGGTGTGGATTTATCCTACGTCAAGGGGGACGAGAGCCGTGCCTGCGCCTCCCTGGTCGTGCTCAGCTTCCCGGCTCTCGAG GTGCTGTACCAGGACTGCCGCATGGTGGCCGTCACTGCCCCGTACGTGGCCGGGTTCCTGGCCTTCCGAGAggtgcctgtcctgctgcaagCTGTCCAGAGACTTCAGCAGgaggagccccagctccagcctcag GTGCTTCTGGTAGATGGGAATGgcctgctccatcccagag GATTTGGCACAGCCTGTCACCTCGGAGTCCTGACAGACCTGCCGTGCATTGGCGTGGCCAAGAACCTCCTGCACGTGGATGGCTTGGTCAGGGatgagctgcacagggagcag GTTCGCTCCCTGCAGAGGTCAGGAGAGACATTCCCACTGACTGGCACCTCGGGCAAGGTCCTGGGCATG gtgctgaggagctgcagcagcagctccaggccccTCTACGTGTCCGTGGGCCACCGGGTGAGTCTGGGCACGGCCGTGCGCCTGGTCAGGGCCTGCTGCCGCTTCCGCATCCCGGAGCCCATCCGCCAG gctgaCATCAGGTCCCGGGAGTACCTTCGGaagcagccctgtgctcccctgggggtgctgggggctgcccctgccagcccagagag CAGCAAAAAGGAGGCTGAACTGGAGGATTAG
- the ENDOV gene encoding endonuclease V isoform X2: MAALRARAPSPPQPPKAASPPPLLNKLVHFPLSFLASSAIAAGVGTGIGAGTAALGRAFRGTAALRRCHGRVPCPAAALGTARLKASVVEQDTEQWQKDPHFSGLQRVGGVDLSYVKGDESRACASLVVLSFPALEVLYQDCRMVAVTAPYVAGFLAFREVPVLLQAVQRLQQEEPQLQPQVLLVDGNGLLHPRGFGTACHLGVLTDLPCIGVAKNLLHVDGLVRDELHREQVRSLQRSGETFPLTGTSGKVLGMVLRSCSSSSRPLYVSVGHRVSLGTAVRLVRACCRFRIPEPIRQADIRSREYLRKQPCAPLGVLGAAPASPESSKKEAELED; the protein is encoded by the exons ATGGCAGCGCTGAGGGCCCGGGCTCCTTCCCCGCCTCAGCCGCCCAAGGCCGCTTCTCCCCCGCCCCTTCTCAATAAACTCGTTCACTTCCCGCTGTCGTTCCTGGCTTCTTCCGCGATCGCTGCGGGGGTCGGTACCGGGATCGGGGCCGGAACGGCGGCGCTCGGCCGCGCTTTCCGGGGGACGGCGGCGCTGCGGCGCTGCCATGGCCGCGTCCCCTGCCCAGCGGCAGCTCTGGGAACG GCCCGGCTGAAGGCCAGCGTGGTGGAGCAGGACACCGAGCAGTGGCAGAAGGATCCGCATTTCTCCGGGCTGCAGAGAGTGGGAGGTGTGGATTTATCCTACGTCAAGGGGGACGAGAGCCGTGCCTGCGCCTCCCTGGTCGTGCTCAGCTTCCCGGCTCTCGAG GTGCTGTACCAGGACTGCCGCATGGTGGCCGTCACTGCCCCGTACGTGGCCGGGTTCCTGGCCTTCCGAGAggtgcctgtcctgctgcaagCTGTCCAGAGACTTCAGCAGgaggagccccagctccagcctcag GTGCTTCTGGTAGATGGGAATGgcctgctccatcccagag GATTTGGCACAGCCTGTCACCTCGGAGTCCTGACAGACCTGCCGTGCATTGGCGTGGCCAAGAACCTCCTGCACGTGGATGGCTTGGTCAGGGatgagctgcacagggagcag GTTCGCTCCCTGCAGAGGTCAGGAGAGACATTCCCACTGACTGGCACCTCGGGCAAGGTCCTGGGCATG gtgctgaggagctgcagcagcagctccaggccccTCTACGTGTCCGTGGGCCACCGGGTGAGTCTGGGCACGGCCGTGCGCCTGGTCAGGGCCTGCTGCCGCTTCCGCATCCCGGAGCCCATCCGCCAG gctgaCATCAGGTCCCGGGAGTACCTTCGGaagcagccctgtgctcccctgggggtgctgggggctgcccctgccagcccagagag CAGCAAAAAGGAGGCTGAACTGGAGGATTAG
- the ENDOV gene encoding endonuclease V isoform X5 produces the protein MAALRARAPSPPQPPKAASPPPLLNKLVHFPLSFLASSAIAAGVGTGIGAGTAALGRAFRGTAALRRCHGRVPCPAAALGTARLKASVVEQDTEQWQKDPHFSGLQRVGGVDLSYVKGDESRACASLVVLSFPALEVLYQDCRMVAVTAPYVAGFLAFREVPVLLQAVQRLQQEEPQLQPQVLLVDGNGLLHPRGFGTACHLGVLTDLPCIGVAKNLLHVDGLVRDELHREQVRSLQRSGETFPLTGTSGKVLGMVLRSCSSSSRPLYVSVGHRVSLGTAVRLVRACCRFRIPEPIRQPCCCSLILPRSAAVPSSIPSPA, from the exons ATGGCAGCGCTGAGGGCCCGGGCTCCTTCCCCGCCTCAGCCGCCCAAGGCCGCTTCTCCCCCGCCCCTTCTCAATAAACTCGTTCACTTCCCGCTGTCGTTCCTGGCTTCTTCCGCGATCGCTGCGGGGGTCGGTACCGGGATCGGGGCCGGAACGGCGGCGCTCGGCCGCGCTTTCCGGGGGACGGCGGCGCTGCGGCGCTGCCATGGCCGCGTCCCCTGCCCAGCGGCAGCTCTGGGAACG GCCCGGCTGAAGGCCAGCGTGGTGGAGCAGGACACCGAGCAGTGGCAGAAGGATCCGCATTTCTCCGGGCTGCAGAGAGTGGGAGGTGTGGATTTATCCTACGTCAAGGGGGACGAGAGCCGTGCCTGCGCCTCCCTGGTCGTGCTCAGCTTCCCGGCTCTCGAG GTGCTGTACCAGGACTGCCGCATGGTGGCCGTCACTGCCCCGTACGTGGCCGGGTTCCTGGCCTTCCGAGAggtgcctgtcctgctgcaagCTGTCCAGAGACTTCAGCAGgaggagccccagctccagcctcag GTGCTTCTGGTAGATGGGAATGgcctgctccatcccagag GATTTGGCACAGCCTGTCACCTCGGAGTCCTGACAGACCTGCCGTGCATTGGCGTGGCCAAGAACCTCCTGCACGTGGATGGCTTGGTCAGGGatgagctgcacagggagcag GTTCGCTCCCTGCAGAGGTCAGGAGAGACATTCCCACTGACTGGCACCTCGGGCAAGGTCCTGGGCATG gtgctgaggagctgcagcagcagctccaggccccTCTACGTGTCCGTGGGCCACCGGGTGAGTCTGGGCACGGCCGTGCGCCTGGTCAGGGCCTGCTGCCGCTTCCGCATCCCGGAGCCCATCCGCCAG ccctgctgctgctcactgatCCTTCCCCGttctgctgcagtgcccagcagcattcccagccctgcctga